A window of Malania oleifera isolate guangnan ecotype guangnan chromosome 5, ASM2987363v1, whole genome shotgun sequence contains these coding sequences:
- the LOC131156306 gene encoding pentatricopeptide repeat-containing protein At2g15820, chloroplastic, with protein MILSTAQELSFSTSISILNPKPYPDPKPGSHPSLTLPMRKALFSSFSLLRPLALSPHHRRLLHAASILRPPQSVSFFHPKPRQVSPPLFASTASVNTSVERLAGEAASAVVAEEIWDFCATRETEGFEFDECFASTDMKHLESPSLEVKELDELPEQWRRRKLAWLCKELPLHKASTLTRILNAQRKWLRQEDATYVAVHCTRIRENEAGFRVYKWMMQQHWFQFDFALATKLADYMGRERKFLKCREIFDDIINQGRVPNESTFHVLIIAYLSSTVQGCVDEACSIYNRMIQLGGYQPRLSLHNSLFRALVSKPGASSKYYLKQAEFIFHNLVTSGLEIHKDVYGGLIWLHSYQDTIDKERIASIREEMWRVGIKEGREVLLSILRACSRQGDVEEAEKTWLKLHSDSSIPSQAFVYKMEVYSKVGEPMKSLEIFREMQEHLGSTNVVAYHKIIEVLSKAQEMELAESLMTEFINSGMKPLVRSFIDLMNMYFNLGFHDKVESTFIHCLDKCSLNRTVYSIYLESLVKSGNLDRAEDIFNQMVTNGAIGVNSRPCNTILSGYLTSGDYVKAEKIYDLMCQKKYDIESPLMQKIDYVLSLSRKVVKKPISLKLRKEQREALVGLLLGGLQMESDEERKMHTIHFEFNENSPAHSILRRHIHNEYHEWLNSFSRVSDGNDDIPYKFSTISHSYFGFYADQFWPSGKPMIPKLIHRWMSPRVLAYWYMYGGHRSSSGDILLKLKGSREGAERVIKTLKAKSLDFRVKRKGRVFWIGFLGSNSTWFWKLTEPYILDDLKDLLRAGDQTFEDGMAGAQDISFDSGYDSDETASNHSDHDNL; from the exons ATGATTCTGAGCACAGCTCAAGAACTCTCCTTTTCCACCTCCATCTccatcttaaaccctaaaccctaccccgaCCCCAAGCCCGGCTCTCACCCATCCCTCACCCTTCCAATGCGCAAGGCTCTCTtctcctcattctctctcctccGACCCCTCGCCCTTTCTCCCCACCACCGCCGCCTCCTTCACGCCGCGTCTATCCTCCGACCGCCGCAGTCCGTCTCCTTTTTTCATCCAAAACCCCGCCAGGTTTCGCCGCCTCTGTTCGCCTCCACTGCATCAGTGAACACTTCCGTCGAACGGTTGGCGGGCGAAGCCGCGAGTGCCGTAGTCGCAGAGGAAATTTGGGATTTTTGCGCGACCAGAGAAACCGAGGGTTTTGAATTCGATGAGTGCTTTGCCTCCACGGACATGAAGCACTTGGAGTCGCCCTCCCTCGAGGTTAAGGAGCTGGATGAATTGCCTGAGCAGTGGCGGCGAAGGAAGTTGGCGTGGCTATGTAAGGAACTTCCCTTGCACAAGGCCTCGACGTTGACTCGGATACTCAATGCGCAGAGGAAGTGGCTTAGGCAAGAAGATGCGACTTACGTGGCTGTTCATTGTACGCGGATTCGCGAGAACGAGGCGGGGTTTAGG GTGTACAAATGGATGATGCAGCAACACTGGTTCCAGTTTGACTTTGCTCTTGCCACCAAGCTGGCAGATTACATGGGCAGGGAGCGAAAATTCTTAAAATGTAGGGAGATATTTGATGACATAATAAATCAGGGGCGCGTGCCTAATGAATCTACATTTCATGTTCTGATTATTGCCTATCTTAGTTCCACAGTTCAAGGTTGTGTGGATGAAGCATGTAGCATTTACAACCGTATGATTCAGTTAGGAGGTTACCAGCCCCGACTTAGCTTGCACAATTCCCTCTTTAGAGCTCTTGTCAGTAAACCAGGAGCATCTTCAAAATATTATCTGAAACAGGCAGAGTTTATTTTCCACAATTTGGTAACATCTGGACTGGAGATACACAAGGATGTTTATGGTGGCTTAATTTGGTTACACAGCTATCAGGACACCATTGATAAAGAAAGGATAGCATCAATTAGGGAAGAGATGTGGCGAGTAGGTATCAAGGAGGGCAGAGAAGTGCTTTTGTCCATCTTGAGGGCTTGCTCTAGACAGGGGGATGTGGAGGAAGCAGAAAAAACTTGGCTTAAGCTCCACTCTGACAGTAGCATCCCTTCACAAGCTTTTGTCTACAAAATGGAAGTCTACTCAAAAGTTGGAGAGCCCATGAAATCTTTGGAGATATTTAGGGAGATGCAGGAGCATTTGGGTTCCACTAATGTTGTGGCATATCATAAAATAATTGAGGTGCTATCGAAAGCTCAAGAAATGGAACTTGCCGAGTCACTTATGACAGAGTTCATAAACAGTGGTATGAAGCCCCTGGTTCGAAGCTTTATTGATCTGATGAATATGTACTTCAATTTAGGCTTTCATGACAAAGTGGAGTCAACATTCATCCATTGCCTTGATAAGTGTAGTCTCAATCGGACTGTTTACAGCATCTACTTGGAGTCTTTGGTGAAAAGTGGTAATCTTGATAGGGCAGAAGATATCTTCAACCAAATGGTTACTAATGGCGCAATTGGTGTCAACTCTCGACCATGCAACACCATTCTAAGTGGATATCTCACTTCTGGGGATTATGTGAAGGCAGAAAAGATATATGATTTGATGTGCCAGAAGAAATATGACATAGAATCCCCTTTGATGCAAAAGATTGACTATGTGCTGAGCTTGAGCAGGAAAGTTGTAAAGAAACCCATTAGTTTGAAGCTAAGAAAAGAACAACGAGAGGCTTTGGTGGGTTTGTTGTTAGGGGGTTTACAGATGGAATCAGATGAAGAGAGAAAGATGCACACCATCCATTTTGAGTTCAATGAAAATTCCCCTGCACATTCTATTTTGAGGAGACATATTCATAATGAGTACCATGAGTGGTTAAATTCTTTTAGTAGGGTGAGTGATGGCAATGATGACATACCGTATAAGTTTTCTACCATCTCGCACTCTTACTTTGGTTTTTATGCGGACCAGTTCTGGCCAAGTGGCAAACCCATGATTCCAAAGTTAATACATCGGTGGATGTCACCACGGGTTCTTGCATACTGGTATATGTATGGAGGCCACAGATCATCATCAGGTGATATCTTGTTGAAGCTAAAAGGAAGTCGTGAAGGTGCTGAGAGGGTCATCAAAACATTGAAAGCAAAATCTTTGGATTTCAGGGTAAAGAGGAAAGGCAGAGTGTTCTGGATAGGCTTTTTGGGAAGCAATTCTACTTGGTTTTGGAAACTGACAGAACCTTATATTCTGGATGACTTGAAAGATCTTTTAAGAGCAGGTGATCAAACCTTTGAGGATGGAATGGCAGGAGCCCAAGACATTAGCTTTGATAGTGGGTATGATTCTGATGAGACGGCTTCTAATCACAGTGATCATGATAATTTGTAG